Proteins encoded in a region of the Deefgea piscis genome:
- a CDS encoding M20 metallopeptidase family protein, with the protein MSTLNAFQLNAKLRELHDFSIQTRRHLHQIPELSGQEHKTTQFCQDLMREVGYQITTFAGFTGFVADLDINPDARRVAFRADMDALAMDDLTNDAYSSTHAGCAHNCGHDTHMTIALTAARYLALHREELKHNVRFVFQMAEEDMRVPGADKMVELGCMDGVDEVYALHNDASRECGTVLINAGVMSSYGSAWTLDVQGISAHGSTPEKGLDAIRETARIVMDFDYIVAKKTSPFSPAVFGCGMFHGGTIPNAVADHAQARGTIRAMDANTDQILKNSFDGIVKESTLRGFVTSMDYCGYPAVINHPDAYQRVVRAAKDIIPAELLQADCKPMTGSEDFSLMVNAAREQRGAMFFLGSGNRSKGINNYLHANPYFVDDDFMLVGAQIFIHLATH; encoded by the coding sequence ATGAGCACGTTAAATGCCTTTCAATTGAACGCCAAATTGCGTGAGTTGCACGACTTTAGTATTCAAACGCGTCGTCACTTGCATCAAATCCCAGAGTTATCTGGGCAAGAGCATAAAACCACGCAGTTCTGCCAAGACTTGATGCGTGAAGTGGGTTACCAAATCACAACGTTTGCTGGCTTTACTGGCTTTGTTGCTGATTTAGATATCAATCCTGATGCGCGCCGCGTGGCTTTCCGTGCCGATATGGATGCCTTGGCGATGGATGACCTGACCAATGATGCGTATAGCTCAACACATGCCGGCTGCGCGCACAATTGTGGTCATGATACGCATATGACCATTGCGCTGACTGCCGCGCGTTATCTGGCTTTGCACCGTGAAGAATTAAAGCACAATGTGCGCTTTGTATTCCAAATGGCCGAAGAAGATATGCGCGTGCCGGGCGCGGATAAAATGGTTGAATTGGGCTGCATGGACGGCGTTGACGAAGTGTATGCCCTGCATAACGATGCCTCACGCGAATGCGGTACGGTGCTGATTAATGCTGGCGTAATGTCGTCGTATGGTTCGGCTTGGACTTTGGATGTGCAAGGGATTTCGGCGCATGGCTCAACGCCAGAAAAAGGTCTGGATGCGATTCGCGAAACCGCCAGAATCGTTATGGATTTTGACTATATCGTCGCCAAAAAAACCAGCCCATTTAGCCCCGCCGTTTTTGGCTGCGGTATGTTTCATGGCGGCACGATTCCCAATGCCGTTGCCGACCATGCCCAAGCGCGCGGCACGATTCGCGCCATGGATGCCAATACCGATCAAATCTTAAAAAATAGTTTTGATGGGATTGTTAAAGAAAGCACCTTGCGCGGTTTTGTTACCAGCATGGATTACTGCGGTTACCCAGCAGTGATTAATCATCCAGATGCATATCAGCGCGTAGTCAGAGCAGCCAAGGACATTATTCCTGCTGAGCTGCTGCAAGCCGATTGCAAACCCATGACTGGCAGCGAAGACTTTAGCCTGATGGTGAACGCCGCTCGCGAGCAACGTGGTGCGATGTTCTTTTTAGGCAGCGGCAATCGCAGCAAAGGCATCAATAACTATTTGCACGCAAACCCGTATTTTGTCGATGACGACTTTATGCTGGTTGGCGCACAAATCTTTATTCACCTAGCAACGCATTAA